GAAGTAGACGCCGTGCTTGTACTCGAGGAAGCGCATCTGCTCGCGGGTGAGCGGATGGTCGCGCTCCTCGCCGAACTCGTACGCATGGCGGCGGCGCGCGTCGAAGGCGCCGGGGTCGCTTCCGAGTGAGACGAAGGTGGCGAACTCCTTCTCGGAGAAGCCGCGGATGACCTGGCCGTAGTCGACGTAGGGGTCGTCCGCGAGCGAGGGCGGGACGATGCCCATGGCCTTGTGGCTGCCGCCCGTGTAGCTGGTGCCCACCTGGGCGAGCGCGTAGCAGATCTCGTCATCCAGCGAGGCGAGTGGGGCCAGGTCGAGGTAGGGCTCGAGGTTGATGAAGGGGCGATCCCAGATGCCCACGAGACCGTTGCGTGCGCCTGCCATGGCGTGTCCGTCCGACTCCGGGCCTCGAAGGGAGACCCTGTTCCGGGGCGCAGGATACGTCCTGGGGAGCGGGCCGGGAATGGCTGTTGGAGGCCGGGCTTCCCGGGGTGCGGCCGGGCAGGCGCCATTTCTTCCTCACGCGCGCATGCACGGTAGGCTGGCCCGGGTCACCCCATGCCCTGGCTCGCCCTCGCTCTTCTCGCCATGATCGTCGTGCTGCTGCGGCAGCCGCTCATCGACGCGCTGTTCGCGCTGGCGGAGGAGTGCAGCTTCCACTGGGGGGCCTATCGCGGCACGCTCCGCCTCACCCGGGCCATCGGGATGCTGGGCGCCGATGAGGTGATGCGGCGGTCGCTGCGGCAGCTCCAGGTGCATGCACACGAGGCGCTCGGACAGACGGCGCGAGCCGTCGAGGGGGCGCGGCGTCTCGCGGACGAGGCGAGGACGGTGGGAGATTGGAGCCTCGCCAACACGGCCATCAACACCTTCATCAACGCGGGCCTCTACCAGGAGGCGCTCGAGGTCGAGCGCCGGTGGGAGCCCCGGGCGGTGGATGACGCGGAGGAGCTGGGAGCCGACGAGGAGGAGGCCCTGGCGCGGTTCAACCTCTGCGAGGCGCTCTACAACCTCGGCGATTGGGAGGCGGCCCGTGAGCGCCTCCGCGCGGTGGAGGAGTCGCCAGCGGGGGAGCCCCTGCTCCGGCATGCGATCCTCATGCAGCGGGCGTGGATTCAAGCGCACACGGGGCAGGGGACCGAGGCGCTCGCGACGCTGGAGCGGTTGAACCGTGAGGACATTCCCCGGGTGTACTGGAGCGAGGTGGCCTTCACCCGGGCCGCGGCGTTGCTGGCGCTGCGGCGGTACGACGAGGCGGGGAACGAGGCGAGGGCGGGGCTGAAGCTGGCGCGCCGGGTCGCGAGCACGCGGAACGGGCTGTTCATGCTGGGGCACGTCGCGCTGGCGGCGGGGCGGCTGGAGGAGGCCGCACGTCACTTCGAGGCCGGCGCGGTGCACCCGTACAAGGGGCAGGGTGGGGGCGCGTTGCTGGCGTGGGGTGATTGTCTCGAGAAACTTGGCCGGG
The sequence above is drawn from the Archangium gephyra genome and encodes:
- a CDS encoding tetratricopeptide repeat protein — its product is MPWLALALLAMIVVLLRQPLIDALFALAEECSFHWGAYRGTLRLTRAIGMLGADEVMRRSLRQLQVHAHEALGQTARAVEGARRLADEARTVGDWSLANTAINTFINAGLYQEALEVERRWEPRAVDDAEELGADEEEALARFNLCEALYNLGDWEAARERLRAVEESPAGEPLLRHAILMQRAWIQAHTGQGTEALATLERLNREDIPRVYWSEVAFTRAAALLALRRYDEAGNEARAGLKLARRVASTRNGLFMLGHVALAAGRLEEAARHFEAGAVHPYKGQGGGALLAWGDCLEKLGRGERAREAWRLVLERDSQSAAAREAASRLGFTGWHVPGAGG